In Streptomyces sp. HUAS ZL42, the DNA window GGAGAACGCCAGCTTCATGCCTACGGACCCTACTTGTTACCGCAGTGTCCCGCCCCTCCTCGTCACTCCTGCGTTCCGTGCAGGTCCAGCCGCCAGTCCTGCCCCACGAGGTCCTTCCCGAAGGAGCGGTGGGGCTTCTCGGCGGTGAGGACGAAGCCGTGGCGCCGGTAGACGCGCCGGGCGGCGGCGAGGACGTCGTTCGTCCACAGCACCAGGTCGCGGTAGCCGACACCGCGCGCGAAGTCGACGACCGCCTCCACCAGCCGGTCACCGATACCGAGCCCGCGCGCGTCCGGCTCGACCAGCAGCAGCCGCAGCCGCGCCGTGGACGGCGCCTCGTCCCGTACGCACATCACGCAGCCCACCGGCCGCCCGGCGAGCTCCGCGATCCACACCCGTTCCAGATGCGGATCGTGATCCTCGGCGAAGTCGGCGACGATCCGGGCGACCAGCCCCTCGTAGTCCGCGTTCCACCCGTACTCGGCGGCGTACAGGGCGGCGTTGCGCTGCACGATCCAGCCGAGGTCGCCCGGACCGGGCTCGCGCAGCACGACGTCCTCGGCGCGGGGCGCACGCACGTCGCCGAGGATCGTCCGGATCGTGCGCATCGCCTCCGCCAGCCGCGGCCGGTCGCCGGGATCCACGGTCCCCAGCAGCGAGCCGACGGTCTCCCGCGCCCGCTCGTCGAGCAGGTCGGCGGCGTCCCGGCCGAGCGCGGTGAGGACGACACGGCGTCTGCGCGGGTCGGTCTCGGAGGCGGCGCGCTCGACCAGCCCGTCCTGCTCGAACTTGTTGAGGATGCGGCTCAAGTAGCCCGAGTCCAGCGAGAGTTCGCTACGCAGGTCGGCCGCGTCCGTACGCCGGGAGTGCGCGAGTTCGTACAGGACGCGGGACTCGGTGAGGG includes these proteins:
- a CDS encoding GNAT family N-acetyltransferase, whose protein sequence is MTVQDIRAFNRFYTNVIGALDYGRHLYAPYTLTESRVLYELAHSRRTDAADLRSELSLDSGYLSRILNKFEQDGLVERAASETDPRRRRVVLTALGRDAADLLDERARETVGSLLGTVDPGDRPRLAEAMRTIRTILGDVRAPRAEDVVLREPGPGDLGWIVQRNAALYAAEYGWNADYEGLVARIVADFAEDHDPHLERVWIAELAGRPVGCVMCVRDEAPSTARLRLLLVEPDARGLGIGDRLVEAVVDFARGVGYRDLVLWTNDVLAAARRVYRRHGFVLTAEKPHRSFGKDLVGQDWRLDLHGTQE